In Vigna angularis cultivar LongXiaoDou No.4 chromosome 8, ASM1680809v1, whole genome shotgun sequence, the DNA window ATGGTGATCATACCAAATCAATGCATAATTGTATGGCTTTGTTCCCTACTCAAGAAGATGAAATCTGACTTGAAATCCTTGTTACAAATGTAAGTGTTACATTATTTCatatcaattcattatgatattaatgtattaacttatgtttcaaatgttttaaatttaattaaagttgtgGGTAGGCACAGAgcacaacaaattcaaatattgtatccaaaggttgaaACATATTGATCTTTAAGTTATTAATTTTCGTATGTGAATTTTAGACCTTCATATTTgactattttctttatcatgttTAGTGTAACAAACAATTAGATTCATGGGCATGCAACTACTATATCATGTCTTGGATTAAGACTATCATTCAAGCAAGAATTAGAGATGATTGAGTTGAGGTAATACTATATATTTCACATATCACAAAACTTATTAGAATgcaaacataataaagttgtctTGTTTTTGTAGTGCTTCAATAATCCATCACTAATAACAGAAGCCACAATGAAGGAGATACGATAATAGTAGACAACGTATCTTTTTGAGCGATTGAGTTGGGATATAcattagtttagttttaatactttgagttttgataattttaatttttagttttacttgTGATAACTTTAGTTTATAGTTTTGATTAGTAAATACAAAGTTGAAACTGAGTTCTGGATATATGAAATGCCAAATTGTTGCTTTTATGCTTTTTAAGTTTGGTAAAACTGTAAAAacgaattatttatttaaaaatatctaggAATCCATTGACGTCGGTCAAGGTAAATTTTGACGTCAATTTGGCCCTTTTCACCATCCTAGAAAATTGTGCTCAACGGTCAAGGTATGCACTCAACGGTCTTGAGCGTCAGATATTCCAGATTTTTTACGCCAATCCAACGTCTCTTTTTTCTTCCGACGCTAAATTGTCGTCTCCCACTATGATGTTAGAGTTTGGACAGACATCAAAGGTCGAAAACAATGGATGTCAAAGATCGTTTTTGTAATAGTGCTTGCTTCTAGTTGACATGCCTATGTTGCTGATCTCGGGAATTCTCATTGTCTTGCATCCATTGATGTAACTcttcgtttttctttttcaaattctcGTGCTAGTAGAAATCCTCCTCATGTGTTGACAGGATTCCTCCATCACCTTCTATAGGCATTCACGTTCAATCTCTGATTGAGCATGGGTTCCTTGGAACATTTACGTACCTCCTTATTCTCTTGCTGCAACTCATCGATGTTCCGTATGATCTATTGCATGGTCTTCATCCTCATGATTATTGAGGCTGATTCTTGTATTCCTCATGGTAATGAGTTTCTTATAGTGAGCGAGGTTAGGATCAAGTTTTAGCGAGCCCCATGATTGGACGAAAATTTGGTTTGGTAAAAAGTTGGAGTCTTAAGctgaagataaaagatatagtAAATTCTCTTACTCAAGTTAATAACTACCTTAAGCCAAAATAGTTATATTCCTTGACCGTGGGAGTTaacattttatttctaaacaaaTAAGTTACAAATTGGTTATTCTTTGGAATATAAGAgaatatatcaattataaaatataataacaaaatataaagataataacCAAAACATCAAATCTCTCATGTAGAGTAAGATttgttaatgaaatttaaactaaCTACTCAATATGGCCTAATTCTTGACCCAATCTTCTAGGTCGGTCTTTGAATGTCAACTCGATCCATAAACAATTTATGTTGAGGTTTGCTAGTTTTTCATGAGACTAGACATGAGCCAAACAACGTGCACTTCtccttttttatctttactGGTAAATGTTGGATTACCATTGAACATATTAACTATGCGATGAGTATATCGGAAATTACCCATCTATCTCTAAACGATATATACTTTTTCCTTTGTTACTTACAtacacattaaaataatattgaaaaaacatttatagatacaataataatttaaattaaatatctataaattaaattaaatgacaaatttatatattaaaaaaatactttttgtatgataaattttatattataaagtaattttttgtagattttattttataggacaatcaaataaaagactatattaaatttcaataattagaaaatgaacgaatatataattttatattttaaaattcaccCTCTAAATTCATAAAAACCGAAAGATAATGCTGcaatgattaattaaaaaatcttatatatatatatatatatatatatatatatatatattatttgttcaTAAGGTTGGGAAGGGACACCATAAACGACTGTGCTCAGCAACAGATTTTTTTCGTCCCACTTACCTTAAACGACGACTGTTTCAGACAAACGGTGCCGGTTGGTGGTGCCGCCTTTACCGATCTCAAAAACTACGTTTTATCCATCATTCTCTTAAAACCAAATTCCTCCTTCCTCTGTATTCACAAACCCTAATTCAGAAGACAAAAGGTCGCTTTCTTCACCATCATTAGCGCGTAAGtttcaattcaattcaattctcCTTTTGCGATCTTCTTTCGCTTTCCTTTTTCGTTCGCGTTGTTTTCGAATTGCTGGTTGAGCTCTAGGTCTTCTGAATTGAGCGATTTGTATCTGATTTCGGTACATGttttttgattgattttctGCATATCGCATGATGGGTGGGATTTTGTAGTTTTCCATTTGTCATCATGATGAACTTAAAAGCCTCGTCTCCTGTCGACCCCGCATCGCCCCCCGGTCCTATGCCTTTATTCATGTTGAGGTTTGCAGCAATTGTGGTGTAGATTTAGTATTTtgtatatgaatatgttgttgaaGTAATCAGTCTGGCGTGCTGGTATAAGGGGTCGAGATACTGGTTAAGATTCATACTTGGTAAGAATTATGTTGATGCTGGTGTTGGCATAAAGGTGCGGGATTTTGAGGCTATGAGTGCTACGCCTTCATAAGTTtgattaagttttatttttgtcaTATATATGTTTGATGTGGGATTTGAACACCTCCTTCACTCATCCATCAGGATTGGACATTTGTAATGTGGAGATTCTTTGACTGAAATATTAATGAGGGATCAAGTTATTTAAAGTGTAAGTCTATGAGAGTTACTTattttcactttcattttctcttaatttaatAGTTCAATgtgaattatttattataccattgtattataaaaataaagggTTAGAATGAGGGTAGAAGCAATGATTTTTTAAGCAGTTAGAAAGTAAGAAACTTACTGTGTAAGTTTCTATTCCTTCTTTAAACGAACAAACCGTCTATTTCAAATCTACATTTTGCGTTTCTCCTtctctatttaaatttttatttagatgAATCTAACATAGAGGATGTCTTTTTCAATGATGGTAATATGCAAGGGGGTTAAATATCTTAAATGAATTAGATCCTCTTTTCACTTTTTGGATTTTAGATGGAAGGATTAGATCCATTTATGTATCAGAAAATAATGTGTGCAGATTGTTATATTTGACTAACTTTTTAATAGATGATTTTGAATATTCTCTTGATTGTCAATTTAACTAATTCATAATAATGGTCAGTGTGTGTATTTGTGCTGCTGTATCCTATATTTTGGAACTTATTGATGTCTCTTTCTGAGTCTGTATCCATGCTTCGGAAGTTCTCAGTCTATATAGAACAATGTTGTTGACACGTTCTGATCCTCATCATGACATTAACTGATCATATAGTTTCCTATTTTTATTAGGAAAAcctttttccattttcaaatttgttatgGAACTTTTAGCTGGGGCAAAGCTGCAATGGTTAGTGTTTGACATAAAGCAGAAGGGTTCTATAGTTTAGCTCATAATGAGTGATCCATTATGTTTTCTTGCACTTGAACGAGACTTGGTTCATTTGTAGAGGTAACTTTGACTGATCagtctcttcttcttttgtaaGAAGGCTGACATAACTTATTGGGGAAGGATGGAGTAACTTCATGAAGCACCGTGTAAAAAGTACCTAGATTTACTTTCACTGCTGTTTATTAAAGTCAAAGTGATCAATGGCTGTAATAATGTAGAATACCATTGTGACTTAATCTGTCTGTATCTTTATTATCATGATATTCTTGCACTATCGTATGGCTGTCGTAGCTTGCTCTTGAGGCACCAGAGGAGTTAGTAGGATGTGGAATGTTAAATTATCATAAGTGGGGGTCATTGTGTCATAGCTACTTATATGAATCTGTGTTTTAGGAATTTCTCTAGCCTGACAAAATTTATCTCACGTTAATCGTGAAGACtggaaaattatttatcaagtcAAACACTAGAAGATTTCTCAACTTACAGAATTATtgattttacataattttttatttcttgtattatttattctGCATTCAATGTAAAATCTGTTAGATAGGAAGATATGACTTCTATAGattatttattctataaaatGAGAAATGACCTTACCTTGGTTCTGAGtttggttttcttccttttgcATCTTATTTTCAGGAAAATGGCATCTTCTTCAGACTCTTGGATGAAGGAATATAATGAAGCTGTAAAACTTGCTGATGATATCACTGGTATGATTGCTGAACGGAGTTCGTTTCCTGCATCTGGACCTGAAACCCAGCGGCATGGATCTGCTATAAGAAGGAAGATTACGATATTAGGGACCAGGCTTGATAGCTTGCAATCTCTTTTGTCAAAGGTCCCTGCGAAGTGAGTGTTTAGTTATTTCCTATATACTGATCGGGAAAAGTTCAATGGTATTATGGCAGAGCATAGTGACCTGGAACACTATTGGGTTGTAGTCATGTGATACtgtgtatttttgaaataaatgtttTGTGAAACCTTATGATCTTGACTAGATCTTTTATGTTAAATTGCATGCTTGTTATTGAAGTGTTTCCTTGTCAATAATGCACAGAACTGAGAAGGAGATGAATCGTCGCAAGGATATGCTTGGAAACTTGAGGACCAAAGTTAACCAAATGGCTTCAACATTAAACATGTCAAGCTTTGCAAATAGGGATAGTTTGCTTGGGCCAGAAATAAAATCAGATGCAATGAGCAGAACTGTTGGCCTGGACAACAGTGGACTAGTTGGTCTTCAACGGCAAATTATGAAAGGTCACTTTgaattgtttgaaattttaaaatatcaattgtagtctgcttttttttttttttttttatattaatttgcaAATGTGTTATTCAAGCAGAACAAGACGATGGCCTTGAGAAATTGGAGGAGACTGTAATCAGTACTAAACATATTGCGTTGGCAGTGAATGAAGAGCTGGATCTACACACCAGACTCATTGTATGTTCCCCCAtgtgttatttttctttgcTCCTTTTACAGTCCATGTCCTATCAGTTTGAAATctaataatttcttttcttttgctaGGATGACTTAGACGAACATGTAGATGTTACAGATTCCCGGCTGAGGGTAACACTCTCACTATAACTTCTATATTTGGAATCATAACTTGTTTTTAAGCGTAAGAAAGTTGAATATATGGCATGGTTTCACAACATGCACGATTTGGTGGAATCATGTGATATTCTCTTCAATTATGTCCTTATTTTTTTGTCTATAAATTCCTTCATTCTGATAGGTATATTGtctttaaattgttattttgaaaGTGAATCAATTTAACCTCCTTTCAAATACACGACACAGGCACACATTATTTGGTCAGTCTTTTTTGTGGTAGTGGTTTAGCTATAAAATCATACTTATTTGGGATAAATATACTTTCATCATTATACACTGTCAAGTATAGATTTGTGGGGATTTCTGCTCATAGTGTTACATTTTTATCAGGATATAAATGTTTTTGTATAAcaatatttagtaaattttcttcaaatatatTTGCATTTCCTTTACCTATGATGAACACTTTAATTtgaaagtttcaaattaatatttgacACGTGGCATAGAAAGCAAAAGTATGTGAAAAATAAACGAATGATATTCACATATGTTAATATACGTATTTCTGGtgcatttatttaaaaagttgttaCTTGTTAACTTTCCCACATGTTTTAGCTCTTGATATGAGATATTGTAGAAATGAAGTAGCTTGCAACTGACCTTTCGAGTTTATGATGTGTAAACAGCGAGTGCAAAAGAACTTGGCAGTTTTGAACAAACGTACCAAGGGTGGTTGCTCCTGCTTGTGCATGCTTCTATCAGTGATCGGTATAGTGGTTTTGGTTGTTGTCATATGGCTGTTGatcaaatatttgtaaagatAAAAATACCCAACTCGTgaactttctctcttttttatgtttctaaATGTGTGCATTGAAACATGGCAACgtgtttcttttcttcttttttttcactcGGTGTTTTGGCAATGACAGGAATTTACTAAGGTGTTGAAaggttttattttgtaattctCAGTTTTAAAGTTTTGCCGTTGAGTGTTTCTGttgtaaaaatcattatatcGAAAGTGACTTCCTTTAATGACTTAAGCCAATTTGAGCTTTTTGGAGCATTTTGAATATTTGTCATGCGTCTTAGTTCCTATCTAATTACTTTAATCCAAATAATATTTCATCAAATGACAATTAAAAATCACCACTAACGTTACTTAGTTTTCCTCAATTATTTCCGAACACAGGCATCATGGACGTTTTGCCattgttttttctctttgctgaattatttttgttaaacaGAATTAATTaagggaaaaaaaagaaaaaaaaaagaaaagacgGTATCATGCAGTTATTTTAGTAAGAAATTCTGTGTCAAACACAAAATACCACAATCAATACAACTCAAACAAACacaagattttcaaatgtaTTACATGAGTAGCTAAAGAAATCCTAATCAACAATCTCTAACGCCCTAGCCATCACATCTTTCATTTCGCATATCAACTTTTTGTAATGATTAAGGAAGGCTTCAATCTCCTTGGATGGGCTAAAGATTGGCATCATAGACTCGACTTCTGCTAGCATCCTTGGGACATCTTCAATAGCTCTGTTTGTTAGGGCCGCCAAGTGTGAGAAATGTTTCTTCCAGTTCTTCAAAATTTTCTCCTGTTCGATTCTTTAATCAGCTATCCAAACAATCAGCTCTTGGCATCTTTTATCCGACTCAGAGTCGGCGCTCTTTGATTAGTTGTTTCATTGTCTCTTTCTCTCGTTGTTCGAACTCGTCAATTCTGATTTGCATGTTAAGCAACTTCTCCAATGTCTCTTGCTTATCTCTCTTTTAAGCTCATCACACAAGTGTTTCACATGGCTCTAAGATGACGCAATTATATCATTGTCCAAGGATTTCAAGGCCAGTTTTGTGTTAGTTGCAACAAGGTTCTGGTTAATTTTGATGTTGTAgtcctttttcttccttttgctTTCTTAGCAGCTCCTCACACACTCCCCTGTTTCTTTCATTGTCCCATTTGAGGTCCACATATTCATGCTGCAGACTCTGAAGGTCGTTAGCCAACTCGGTATTCTTCTGTTTCAACCTCTCCACTTCCCCTTTCAGAAGTTTCACCTCCTCAGTTTCAGTGTCTTGTGATGGCTCTTCACAACTCAAGTGAAAGGCAACTAACTTGAATGGCAATTTAACCTCTCTAACTCCCTATCCTATCCATTGGCGGTACATCTACGGTCCATGGTCTGGGTCTCTCTTAGGACAAACCATCTATGACCAAGCACATTAAAAAATAGTCGAGATCATATGTGAAAGATGAATTTAGACTCTTTTTTGGACTATCTTGAACTATTACGGAGCTTCTAATAGAATATGAATAATTTGAGTATTGTATTTTGAGTCAAGTCTAAAATTGATTTGAACTTTGTATTATGGACCAAATAgtataagatatattttttagttttatattatatgtcaAGTAATGTAGGGTTTTTGGACCACTTAGTCAAACAAAGATTAAGGTCTAATATTGATTCAAAGTGGATGTCTATGAGCTTAGTTGACCATGGGATCAAAAGTTTTAACATAGCTTGGTGACCAAAGATTGACCATGGGATCAAAAGTTTTAACATAGCTTGGTGACCAAAGATATATGAAACGTATCATGTGAGAGTGATCATGTGTTATTATTCTTACATTAGATAAGTTTTCTCAAAATAAGTGATTACATGTCATATGAAATGTGTGTGttctaaataaaacatttagGAAAAACGTTTTAAATAAGATTCCACAATAGGTATGACACATTGTGGTCACCCTCTATATTTGGCTCAAAACTCAGAAATATGAAGGATTGGGAATTAACAAATGCAAGTATGAAGGCTTTAGTGCAACTTCGGCTGAAGGGGATTGGAGAGAATTGAGTAACGCCCGGAAAATCAACACTCTTTTCACTATTAAAGTGGGAGGGACGATGCACTGAGGAAGATAACATTAATGTCCGGATAAGAAAATTTagaatacataaaaaaaagtattacatTTCGGATTGATAATCAACAacgtattattattttttaaatatatttcagattatacaaatttaatttgtattacaaattatataatttgaaatataaatttacattatgAGATGTATAATTGGAAATGATATTTGAATTTagattgttttttaaatttatattacaaattatataatttagaatataaatttctattacaaattttataatataaaatataaatttatattttatattacataattTGAAATGTACACTATTCAGAACTATAATTTCAACAAGTGTaactagaatttaaaaaatgtatggGATGCAGAAAGAAAACATggaagtgcaggaagaaattttattatttagtggCATGAAGTTGAAATCCTTTAAGACGAACTAGGGCTAATGCTTCCTCCATCCCCATAATTATTAATTGCACTCGTACAATAATAGGCGGCCCTTGGCCGAGTATGTTAACAAGTCCAGCAAGATTAGTGGAAAGAACACTTTGTTACCAAATTTTAGGAACCGACATTATTGAAGGATAAACCGAGTCTTTTGCTTTTGAAGTTAGTTTTCTAGAGCACATGACAATCAACTGACTTAAAGTCACTTAACTTTAACCAGAACAGAAGAAAACAGCGAACTGCACAAAAACTGAGCGCTAAAAGGCAATATAATGACTATAAACATCTACAACCTTTGCAGCAGTAGAAATGCATCCAATGACTTACATGTATCCAAAGTTGCGTAAACTTAATGACTATAAACATCTACAACCTTTGAAGTAGTAAAAATGCATCCAATGACTTACAAGTATCCAAAGTTCCATACACTTAATTATGTTTCAGAAAAAGTTTAGGAAATTCAATGCACAGCACAAATCAACCTCTCGTGCCATTTGCCAGTTTCGGAGCAATTTcacattgtaatttttgttaattttgcaATAACACCGTAAATTGTTCAAAAATTAATCTAGTTCTGCTTTCCGACTAAGGAACACAAATAAATTGTGATATAGCAAAATCTGCAAAACAAAAAAACGTGCAGAAGAATCAGAAAAGGCTGTACCAAGATGCATGCTGCTTTATTTTGCAACTTGAACATAATGAAGAAACTGAAATGAGTAAGCTACATATCATTTGAACGAGGTTAACAAATGGATGAGCACAAATAAAACCTACTTGAAGGTCGCTTAATCTCCAGATTTTCTGTATTCAGGCTTCAATTCATACGTGCCTTGATTagttcctttgttgttgtagaCACAAAGGTCTTTTAGTATATCTTTCAGAAATTGCTGTAAAAATGTGAAGATCCACCACATTAGTTAAAACAGGCTCTACTAAATTAATAAccacaaacaaaaaaatgtgGATTTGAAAGTATATTGTTTCTTAATGGTGTGTGGGCTTGTAGAGGCATACCTACTAAGCAGTAAAAGTACAACATACATCGATATCTTCATCActtcttataaaaataacataaatgataGAGACATACAATCTTAATCTCTCAAAAGTTCTCTGAAAATGAGATATACAACTCAGATTAACTTATCAACCTATCTTGTATAGATTAGTTCAATTGCACAAATTATTATATCGGACAGGTCTGAGCATTCACTACATATGCATATCCATTAAAAGCAACAAACTTTTATGGTTGCAGTTCATTTTGCGTAGAGATTTGAGATTTAAGCTTGTAAAAGTGCAAGTATTCAAGAAAGCCAGATTTTAAGAGTAAAACCACTCAAAACATATACTTCAGGTTGGTCGGTTTCTTGTATGAGGTTTCTTAAACTCCAATTAGATTGCCGTTCAAATAGCTTAAACACAATCTCTTCCATCTCCCCACGATCTCTTCTTGTTCTCTTTGTATCGGTTGCTTTAGCAggagttttcttcttttcctaatCCAACACAAACATCTGTTACAACTGgagtataaattaataaaatatattgaactgCATAACAAGCCTGTAGAAATAGTCCTCAGCACCACCTCTTCAACACCCTATATCTCATTTGTGTCTCATTATCAACCCAAAAAGAGGGGGGAAGGGGGGAGGGACTAGATGTGATTTGATCAGTAAGTTATAAAATGATGATGAGCTGACATTATGCCAAAACAAGGGGGATTCTCTTAGCATGAATTCATTGAGGAATAGGATTGGTAACAGGAAGGAGAATAAGCCATTACAGGGGGCCCAGAAGTTGAAAAACTGATCATCCCTGGCATTGGCCTCATATGTGCCCCACTATCATTGTCAATAACCTGAAAATAGAATGCAGAAGTCAAAGATAATGGAACTGTTTGCCTAACTCATGGATAAGGAGAGTTAGAGCCATTAGAAAACCTGAATCTGTCTACTTTTGACCATATACTTGTTTGTCCTTTCCCGGCAGAGTTTCCCATAGAGTTCAAGGTTTTGATTATGGGGCCTCATGTCAAACTTGTTCAGTATTTTTCCCTCCACAGAGATCTTTCCTACAATACAACAGAAATTTCAACAGCTGGATTTACATTTTGCTAAATTAACTTTGATAGAGGAGATTAATGATGCTTTAGATATCAAACAATACTGTCtagaataaaaatatctttagggaaaagagaaagaaaaaagtagaAGAGCAGAGAATAAAACATCATGTAGTGTTGTAGTTGTAGACTAAGATATAGAAGGACAGCATATTAACTAAATAAACTTGTCAGTCTCTCTGGCATATTCAACAAAACCCCCCTAGAATGACTGCTTCAGCAAGGAGACCTCTGAACCTCATAAAATAAGAGacaattgaagaaaaacattCTTGGAATTTTTACAACGAAAAGCATAGATAACAGCATAAACCTAATATGCTTTATAGGGAATTTCAGTCCAATAATATCCAgcaactaaatattttaaatggttGTTAGCTGTTAAAAACAGCACCAgagaaacacaaataaaaaacattaagataacatgttttctacatATATGCCTTAAAACTGTTACTTTAATGAAGTGCAACTGTCCAAATAAAAGATTTGTTAGATCAGCTCAAATGTTGGAAGGTCAAATTCGTAACTAATTTAGAAAAGAATGCGCATGCATCATAAACTCCTCTGATTATTTCAAACATATGATTCAAAGCTTATACACATGAGGTCCACTTGTTTCAACCTAGAGAGTAAAAATAATGATCGgcttcatttcttcttttatgaaGGAACACCCTCATTTCAATAACAAGCACCATGATACAGCTCATCATTTAATGACAGAGGAATATGGACAAGGACATAAAATTACCAGGTGATAATATTAAAGTAATACACATATCAGAATGTTCAAACAATCACAGCTATTTCACGTCAAACTGAGATATAAATAACAGTGAGCTTAACTATCCACCAATGTAACTTTCAATGTAAATGGTCACCATAAGATGAAACTTATTTACCTTGCTGTGTGTCTGAAAACACAGACATGGGAATGAAGTCTTTAGACATATCCATAACATAACATCTGGGTATATGTCCAGCTTCAGTTCCAGCCAACTCCATTGTAAACTGAGTATTTTAACTAAAGAATCAATTTAAAAGGACAAAAATCACAGGGAAAAGTGTCACTAATAGCTACAGCAAAAGTAACTATTTTCATATGATACAAAATACACGAATAATATACATATCATTTTCCtaaacaaaaagatataggacaAAACTTGGAAGAACTTCCGCGTAGGCTTTTGGTGTTATTCTCCAAGCAGAAAAAGCTTTTCACCTTAGTAATTctgttaatttttaatacataacTTTATTATGCAAATTAGCAAAGTTAAATTAAACTTCAATTCTAATAGAAACCAAGGTTTAATAAATCAACCTGTAACTAAGATTTTGGCTGCAATGACAAGGTTTTTCAGTGTCCGAAACCGCAATGCGACTGAAATTGTGGCTGCATCTGCCACATTTCTCATAGATTAAACTTTTGAACGCCCTATTCTTCTATCACAATTATTGCTTCACCTTAGTAACTTCGattgattttttaatacataaatttattcCACAAACTACCAAGattaaataaaacttcaatTCCGATTGAAAGCAAGGTTCTCAAAATCAGCTTGCGACTATGATTTTGGTTGCACATGAAGGTTGTATTAGTGTCTGAGGCAGCAATGCAACCGAAATGTGGCTGCATCAGCCACATTTGTATGTGATTTCAAAAATAGATGAAACATCAACGGTAATTTAAAACCTCGTCGGAGAACAATACCAGAAACGTATCCATAAAATTTTTATACGAAAATCATTTACAGCGAAAACAATGGCAGCAGATTAAAAACGAGTAATGCATTATTTTCCACCTCGACGCACTTTGGTTAATCCAAACAactgaaaagaaatataatactCAATTAATGAGATATCCGTAGGACTAATTCAAGGAAAATTGATCCTACCAGAACAGAGTCCTTGAATTTTAGGTCTCAACATTTGCACTCACACAATGTGGATCACGGCATGGCATCCACACATTCATTATCTGTAGATAGAGGAAAGGAGAAGAACCTGAGGAGGAGAATCGTCGTCGTTGGAGTTGAGAGGGTCGATAGAGACAACGACCTTGGCGACGGGGCGAGAGGGGTCGGAGGGAGGGGCGCGGAGGCAGCGAGAGACGAGGGGAGGACACTTCATCAGCCACACTGCTCTCTCCGCTTTCGACGTGTCCACGTACGCATTGTTCGTCTGTTTCgtgccaccaccaccaccttgGTCTTCCATTCTcaatagaaagaagaagaacacgAAGAGAGCGAATTTGCAGGTGACTTTTGATTTTTGAAGCAGAATGAAACCGTTTTGTTGGTTTTGTTCTCAGCCTGCTGCTGGTGTGGTGTGCAGTATTTATGTGgcattatcattttatattatttttatttatattat includes these proteins:
- the LOC108345814 gene encoding uncharacterized protein LOC108345814, translating into MEDQGGGGGTKQTNNAYVDTSKAERAVWLMKCPPLVSRCLRAPPSDPSRPVAKVVVSIDPLNSNDDDSPPQFTMELAGTEAGHIPRCYVMDMSKDFIPMSVFSDTQQGKISVEGKILNKFDMRPHNQNLELYGKLCRERTNKYMVKSRQIQVIDNDSGAHMRPMPGMISFSTSGPPEKKKTPAKATDTKRTRRDRGEMEEIVFKLFERQSNWSLRNLIQETDQPEQFLKDILKDLCVYNNKGTNQGTYELKPEYRKSGD
- the LOC108345815 gene encoding syntaxin-51 is translated as MASSSDSWMKEYNEAVKLADDITGMIAERSSFPASGPETQRHGSAIRRKITILGTRLDSLQSLLSKVPAKTEKEMNRRKDMLGNLRTKVNQMASTLNMSSFANRDSLLGPEIKSDAMSRTVGLDNSGLVGLQRQIMKEQDDGLEKLEETVISTKHIALAVNEELDLHTRLIDDLDEHVDVTDSRLRRVQKNLAVLNKRTKGGCSCLCMLLSVIGIVVLVVVIWLLIKYL